One region of Candidatus Acidiferrales bacterium genomic DNA includes:
- a CDS encoding sigma-54 dependent transcriptional regulator — MKIRFLVVDDEPSIRKLCVTIGEKLGFAPAEAESAEAALALIETQAPDVVLADLKLPQESGVELLRQIKQLLPATEVAIMTGHGTIESAVDAMKLGAYDYIEKPFRVEKLRLLLQRMAEKVRLVSENQFLRERMDTETQLDGIVGTSAKVQDLLRMVSRLKDSRTPVLIAGESGTGKELVARAIHFRGPLAKMPFVAVDCGALVPTLMESELFGHEKGAFTGALKSKSGLFQSANGGTIFLDEIGELPLEMQAKLLRVLQEREVRPVGSNEKVSVDVRVIAATNRDLETAYRAGTFRKDLFFRLNVVTVHLPPLRERRSDIPALVHCFLERHAPSENIHVSSAAMKALLQYDWPGNVRELENCVARALALGDRHGIDVKDLTPAILSGLGASQSAEEANDLASTALVDMERMTILRVFEQVGGDKALAGKMLGISRATLYRKLKQYQIPLRPGAKLAPSEASGD; from the coding sequence ATGAAAATCCGATTTCTGGTGGTGGATGATGAACCGTCGATCCGCAAACTCTGCGTGACGATTGGTGAAAAGCTGGGTTTTGCACCGGCGGAAGCGGAAAGCGCGGAAGCCGCGCTGGCGCTGATCGAAACGCAAGCGCCGGATGTAGTCCTGGCCGATTTGAAATTGCCGCAAGAAAGCGGTGTTGAATTGTTGCGGCAAATCAAACAACTTTTGCCGGCAACCGAAGTCGCGATCATGACGGGTCACGGCACGATCGAGTCCGCCGTCGATGCGATGAAGCTCGGCGCTTACGATTACATCGAAAAACCATTCCGCGTGGAGAAATTGCGGCTGCTTTTGCAACGAATGGCGGAGAAAGTTCGGCTCGTCAGCGAAAATCAATTTCTTCGCGAACGGATGGACACGGAAACGCAGCTCGATGGAATCGTGGGCACATCGGCGAAGGTTCAGGACCTTCTACGCATGGTGTCGCGGCTGAAGGATTCGCGCACGCCCGTGCTGATCGCCGGCGAGAGCGGCACAGGAAAAGAACTTGTGGCGCGAGCGATTCACTTTCGCGGGCCGCTGGCCAAAATGCCATTTGTCGCGGTGGATTGCGGGGCGCTCGTGCCCACGCTGATGGAAAGTGAGCTATTCGGACACGAAAAGGGCGCGTTCACTGGAGCATTGAAGTCAAAGTCCGGCCTCTTTCAGAGCGCCAATGGCGGGACGATCTTTCTCGACGAAATCGGCGAGTTACCGCTGGAAATGCAAGCGAAGCTGCTGCGCGTGCTGCAAGAAAGAGAGGTGCGCCCTGTAGGCAGCAACGAAAAGGTCTCCGTGGACGTGCGCGTGATTGCCGCGACAAACCGCGACCTGGAGACGGCCTATCGAGCGGGAACCTTCCGCAAAGATTTGTTTTTCCGACTGAACGTCGTGACCGTGCACCTGCCGCCGCTGCGGGAAAGGCGCTCGGATATTCCCGCGCTGGTGCATTGTTTTCTGGAGCGGCATGCTCCGAGCGAAAATATTCACGTCAGCTCGGCAGCGATGAAAGCCCTTCTGCAGTACGACTGGCCCGGGAACGTGCGCGAACTGGAAAACTGCGTCGCGCGAGCGCTGGCCTTGGGAGACAGGCACGGCATTGATGTGAAGGATCTAACGCCGGCAATTTTGTCGGGACTGGGAGCATCGCAATCGGCCGAAGAGGCGAACGATCTGGCTTCGACTGCGCTGGTGGACATGGAGCGTATGACCATTCTGCGCGTGTTTGAACAGGTCGGCGGTGACAAAGCACTCGCTGGCAAAATGCTGGGAATCAGCCGAGCGACTCTGTATCGCAAACTCAAGCAATATCAGATTCCACTGCGGCCAGGGGCGAAACTAGCCCCCAGCGAAGCCTCTGGAGACTAA
- a CDS encoding energy transducer TonB, giving the protein MNIRSKIMRSALVALAGSVLILPPAAMSQDAATKRKVSHKVVPEFPELARQLNITGKVKLALVVAPDGHVKSTQVLGGSPLLAQSASKAAKGWKFEPGPKETTEIIEFDFTQQDQQ; this is encoded by the coding sequence GTGAACATTCGATCGAAGATTATGCGTTCCGCTCTCGTAGCCCTTGCAGGTTCTGTCCTCATCTTGCCGCCGGCAGCCATGAGTCAGGATGCAGCCACCAAGCGCAAGGTGAGCCACAAAGTTGTACCTGAGTTCCCAGAGCTCGCCAGGCAACTGAATATCACCGGCAAAGTGAAGCTCGCGCTTGTTGTTGCTCCAGACGGCCACGTGAAGAGCACTCAGGTTTTGGGCGGAAGCCCGCTGTTGGCTCAATCAGCCAGCAAAGCAGCGAAGGGCTGGAAATTCGAGCCTGGTCCAAAGGAGACCACCGAAATCATCGAATTCGACTTCACGCAACAGGATCAGCAATAG
- a CDS encoding ATP-binding protein translates to MSEAPIFHRAVAKGRAIARNSELKLGKSEKKLIEGQRYIVLPMELGERRASILVLSRRNGAKVFDPQTVNQAEAYAGALAKLFFKNEEQEDSSERRAQDLMDLAVELKPSLRLPEFVGRFTSNARKMLGAQAAILALTRGARLEIVYAHHVDGKPHLEARAPLDDALTNFAAEHPSLLLTGNARELLGEEVADALEWRDVCMVRLTGREGDLLGILCLVNREREFSAADDNLIQALASHASVALENSRLFSRIEQSKRQWVEDFDAITDLIVVHDPANRIVRLNRSLAEALGARPSELVGMSTRALNSIVTSARSRACPFCSESSSASDESVVSAGTRAYLISTSRIGAGSEEGSRTIHILKDITEQRTYQAQLQRERDFNTKILNHTQSMILVLDTAGLVSYANRKTYESGYSQGDLLGKTLAEFIPRDRRTKFEKAFESTLEGFTPENLELPVRRGNRSTGQFSISLSPIRDEQGHVSSIVVVMTDITDAAVLQAQLRHAEKMAALGQLVSGVAHEINNPLAAIVGYADLLLENNAVPVEAKEELRIVLQEAERTKEIVQNLLQFARQMPARREPLDVHAILRQVVQLRTYGSAGDGMEVAEKYGADVPRVFGDAHQLQQVFLNILNNAYDAVQEARRAGKIEIVTSEKEEFVEVAIRDNGTGISDMARIFEPFYTTKELGKGTGLGLSICYGIVREHNGEVSCTNNSEGDGCTFFVRLPTAQSAAMTTAGEAAK, encoded by the coding sequence TTGTCAGAAGCCCCTATTTTTCATCGAGCGGTCGCCAAGGGCCGGGCCATTGCAAGAAATTCTGAATTAAAGCTTGGCAAGTCGGAGAAAAAACTCATTGAAGGCCAAAGGTATATCGTCCTTCCCATGGAGCTGGGCGAACGGCGCGCTTCGATTCTTGTCCTTTCGCGAAGAAACGGCGCGAAAGTATTTGATCCGCAAACTGTGAATCAAGCCGAAGCCTATGCCGGCGCTCTCGCGAAGTTATTTTTCAAAAACGAGGAGCAGGAGGATTCGTCGGAACGTCGCGCGCAGGACCTGATGGACCTTGCGGTCGAATTGAAGCCATCGCTGCGCCTGCCGGAGTTTGTCGGGCGGTTTACGTCGAATGCAAGAAAAATGCTTGGGGCGCAGGCAGCCATCCTTGCGCTGACGCGGGGCGCGCGGCTGGAAATTGTTTACGCGCATCACGTGGATGGCAAACCTCATCTGGAAGCCAGAGCGCCTCTGGATGATGCGTTGACAAATTTTGCAGCGGAACATCCGAGCTTGCTACTCACTGGAAACGCAAGAGAACTGCTAGGGGAAGAAGTGGCTGACGCCCTGGAATGGCGCGATGTCTGCATGGTGCGGCTGACTGGCCGGGAAGGGGATTTGCTAGGCATCCTCTGCCTGGTGAACCGGGAGCGCGAGTTTTCCGCAGCTGACGACAACTTGATTCAGGCGCTGGCGAGCCATGCCTCGGTGGCGCTGGAGAATTCGCGCCTTTTTTCACGGATTGAACAGTCGAAGCGGCAGTGGGTGGAAGACTTCGACGCGATCACGGATTTGATTGTCGTGCACGATCCTGCGAATCGGATCGTGCGATTGAATCGATCGCTGGCGGAAGCACTTGGAGCACGGCCTTCGGAGCTTGTAGGCATGAGCACGCGCGCACTGAATTCCATTGTCACGAGCGCGCGAAGCCGAGCATGTCCATTTTGCAGCGAGTCGAGCAGCGCAAGCGATGAGTCCGTTGTGAGCGCTGGAACACGCGCATATTTGATTTCGACTTCGCGAATCGGAGCCGGCTCAGAAGAAGGCTCGCGGACGATCCATATCCTGAAGGACATCACCGAGCAGAGGACGTACCAAGCGCAACTGCAGCGGGAACGGGATTTCAACACGAAGATTCTGAACCATACGCAGAGCATGATTCTTGTGCTCGACACGGCCGGCCTGGTGAGCTACGCGAACCGGAAAACCTACGAATCGGGATACAGCCAGGGAGATTTGCTGGGAAAGACGCTTGCGGAATTTATTCCGCGCGATCGCCGGACGAAATTTGAGAAGGCGTTTGAAAGCACACTCGAAGGATTTACGCCAGAAAACCTCGAACTGCCCGTGCGGCGCGGGAATCGGAGCACGGGACAATTCTCGATCAGCCTGAGCCCAATCCGCGATGAGCAAGGACACGTGAGCAGCATCGTCGTGGTGATGACGGATATCACCGATGCCGCTGTGTTGCAAGCGCAGCTCCGGCACGCCGAAAAAATGGCGGCACTCGGTCAACTGGTCTCGGGCGTAGCGCATGAAATCAATAATCCGCTGGCAGCAATCGTGGGCTATGCGGACCTGCTACTGGAGAACAACGCGGTGCCAGTGGAGGCGAAAGAGGAACTGCGCATCGTGCTCCAGGAGGCAGAGCGCACGAAAGAAATCGTGCAGAATTTGCTGCAGTTCGCGCGGCAGATGCCTGCGCGCCGCGAGCCGCTCGACGTCCACGCGATATTGAGGCAGGTCGTACAGCTTCGCACGTACGGATCGGCGGGAGATGGGATGGAGGTCGCGGAGAAATACGGCGCGGACGTGCCGCGAGTTTTTGGCGATGCGCATCAACTTCAACAAGTGTTTCTCAACATTCTCAACAATGCCTATGACGCCGTGCAGGAAGCGCGGCGTGCGGGAAAGATCGAAATTGTCACAAGCGAGAAAGAAGAATTTGTAGAAGTGGCGATTCGCGACAACGGAACCGGCATTTCGGATATGGCGCGAATCTTTGAACCGTTTTATACGACGAAGGAGCTCGGCAAGGGCACAGGGCTGGGCTTGAGCATTTGCTATGGCATTGTGCGGGAACACAACGGGGAAGTTTCGTGCACCAATAATTCGGAGGGCGATGGCTGCACTTTTTTTGTGCGGCTGCCGACAGCGCAAAGCGCGGCTATGACGACAGCGGGCGAGGCGGCGAAATAG
- a CDS encoding CheR family methyltransferase — protein sequence MATFTVPVQLTDPELKLLQTLIYQECGMCFDEHRVHFLCDRLQRRLKACNLDSFYSYYRLLTSHEGKKELSALLENLTVNETSFFRNVPQLELFSKVVLENLLHRKQERRDFSLRFWSAGCSTGQEPYTMAIQICDALAYYYLRNPLPFDMPSPKPLVPPPWKVEILASDISYSALLQAEQGLYTENQMESVDYTCRLRYFEKMGDKYAIKPALKNIVQFDFHNLKAEFLPQRNDIIFCRNVMIYFDEAEQKRLIDKFYRCLNPDGYLFVGHAESLFGLTTKFKMIHQNNGTAYQRIEGHA from the coding sequence ATGGCGACTTTCACTGTTCCTGTTCAACTGACTGACCCTGAGCTCAAGCTCCTGCAGACGCTCATCTATCAGGAATGCGGCATGTGTTTCGATGAGCATCGCGTTCATTTTCTCTGTGACCGCCTCCAGCGCCGTCTGAAAGCCTGTAATCTCGATTCGTTCTACAGCTATTACCGCTTGCTCACCAGCCACGAAGGCAAAAAAGAACTCTCCGCCCTGCTTGAGAATCTCACGGTCAACGAAACCAGTTTTTTTCGCAATGTTCCGCAGTTGGAATTATTTTCGAAAGTCGTTCTCGAAAATCTCTTGCACCGCAAGCAGGAGCGCCGCGATTTTTCCCTTCGCTTCTGGAGCGCCGGCTGCTCCACGGGGCAGGAACCGTACACGATGGCGATCCAGATTTGCGACGCGCTCGCCTACTATTACTTGCGCAATCCACTGCCTTTCGACATGCCCTCGCCGAAGCCGCTCGTGCCGCCGCCGTGGAAAGTCGAAATCCTCGCCTCCGACATCAGCTATTCCGCGCTGCTTCAGGCCGAGCAAGGCCTTTACACCGAAAATCAGATGGAGTCGGTTGATTACACCTGCCGCCTGCGCTACTTCGAAAAAATGGGCGACAAATACGCCATCAAGCCCGCGCTGAAAAACATCGTTCAGTTCGACTTTCACAATCTTAAGGCCGAATTCTTGCCGCAGCGCAACGACATTATTTTCTGCCGCAACGTCATGATTTATTTCGATGAGGCCGAACAGAAGCGCCTGATCGACAAGTTTTATCGTTGCTTGAATCCCGATGGCTATCTTTTCGTCGGCCACGCCGAGAGCCTCTTCGGCCTGACCACGAAATTCAAAATGATTCACCAGAATAATGGCACTGCGTATCAGCGAATCGAGGGCCACGCGTGA
- a CDS encoding methyl-accepting chemotaxis protein — translation MTIGKKLYIGFGSILALLLTVFLVNLTALLREHSVRDKAASTLQSLQTIEKVRYQMMQVRLDLRNFLLSGDPRIEGTTNKQESDLMDYLQAQRTNSSDEILRNALTEVNNSEADWYENFAKPLIEKRHQVDSGDATVSDLQVFYLEKKPGSWINGDVNILDQADAQIHKSYDDANQSATRASNVSIYGGLFGMFLAIFLGIGIAYYTAKSINQPLSHLIEVAHEIGSAGDLDQNIDIHRNDEVGRLADNFRSMVEHLKRMAGVSASVAEGDLDVEIEPLSKRDTLASAFSRMAQGLRDIVGQVRDSASQVSAGASQMAAASEESAKVSVQAAAAIDEVTSTMHEMSINVQNVVKNTQVQASSVAETSASIEQMVASIQRVADTAKILLDICHRSRVEVETGITTMEKATDGLNRTSASIQSSSDIIGVLGKRADDIGKIIEVIDDLAEQTNLLALNAAIEAARAGEHGLGFAVVADEVRKLAEKSTQSTKEIADLIQGIQKEAREAVDNMAKSTQMVQDGLVLGLDLNKAFGKISNVVSEVYKFAQEIGAATNEQSSGSSQIAKATSRLTEITQEINSSVEEQASGAQGVVRAMEKMRELVQQSTSSSTELAATAEQMSKLSRILLESMDRFRIERESRENGKHHSSWRNKKDRDAHSEDSHRRELVRV, via the coding sequence ATGACGATTGGAAAGAAACTCTATATTGGTTTCGGCTCGATTCTGGCGCTCTTGCTGACTGTGTTTCTCGTCAACTTGACGGCCTTGCTGCGTGAGCATTCCGTCCGGGATAAGGCTGCGAGCACGCTTCAAAGTCTTCAAACCATCGAGAAGGTTCGCTATCAAATGATGCAGGTTCGCCTTGACCTCCGCAACTTCCTCTTGAGTGGTGACCCGCGCATTGAAGGCACTACAAACAAGCAGGAAAGCGACCTGATGGATTATCTTCAGGCTCAGCGCACGAATTCTTCTGATGAAATCCTCCGAAACGCTCTGACCGAAGTGAACAACAGCGAAGCGGACTGGTACGAAAATTTTGCCAAGCCGCTAATCGAAAAAAGGCACCAGGTCGATTCCGGCGACGCAACCGTCTCCGATCTTCAAGTCTTTTATCTCGAAAAAAAGCCTGGCTCTTGGATCAACGGCGACGTCAATATACTCGATCAAGCTGACGCGCAGATTCACAAGTCCTATGACGATGCCAATCAATCCGCTACTCGTGCCAGCAATGTAAGCATCTACGGCGGCCTTTTCGGAATGTTCCTTGCCATCTTTTTGGGCATCGGCATCGCCTATTACACCGCCAAGTCCATCAATCAGCCGCTCAGTCATTTGATCGAGGTCGCGCACGAAATCGGCAGTGCTGGTGATCTCGATCAGAATATTGATATTCACCGCAATGATGAGGTCGGCCGCCTCGCCGATAACTTCCGCTCCATGGTCGAACACTTGAAGCGCATGGCCGGTGTTTCCGCTTCTGTCGCCGAAGGCGATCTCGACGTCGAAATCGAACCGCTCTCCAAACGCGATACCTTGGCCTCTGCATTTTCCCGCATGGCTCAGGGCCTCCGCGACATAGTCGGTCAAGTTCGTGATAGCGCTTCGCAGGTTTCCGCCGGTGCCAGCCAGATGGCCGCGGCTTCCGAGGAGTCCGCGAAAGTCAGCGTTCAGGCTGCGGCTGCTATTGATGAAGTGACCAGCACGATGCATGAAATGAGCATCAACGTGCAGAATGTCGTCAAAAACACGCAGGTTCAGGCTTCCAGCGTCGCCGAAACTTCCGCATCAATCGAACAGATGGTCGCTTCGATTCAGCGCGTCGCCGATACGGCCAAGATCCTTCTCGACATTTGCCATCGTTCTCGCGTCGAAGTCGAAACCGGCATCACGACTATGGAGAAGGCCACAGACGGCTTGAATCGCACCAGCGCCTCCATTCAATCCTCTTCGGACATCATCGGCGTCCTTGGCAAGCGTGCCGACGATATCGGCAAGATCATCGAAGTAATAGACGATTTGGCCGAGCAAACCAATCTGCTCGCGCTCAACGCCGCCATCGAAGCCGCTCGCGCCGGCGAACACGGCCTCGGTTTTGCCGTTGTCGCCGACGAAGTCCGCAAGCTCGCCGAAAAATCCACGCAATCCACAAAAGAAATCGCCGACCTCATCCAGGGGATTCAGAAGGAAGCGCGCGAGGCCGTCGACAACATGGCCAAGAGTACGCAGATGGTTCAGGACGGTCTGGTGCTCGGCCTCGATCTTAATAAGGCTTTCGGCAAGATTTCCAACGTCGTCAGCGAAGTTTATAAATTTGCGCAGGAAATTGGTGCCGCCACCAACGAGCAGTCCAGCGGTTCCTCGCAGATTGCCAAGGCAACTTCGCGTCTCACGGAAATCACTCAGGAGATCAACTCTTCCGTCGAGGAGCAGGCTTCTGGTGCGCAGGGTGTCGTCCGCGCCATGGAAAAAATGCGCGAGCTCGTGCAGCAGTCCACTTCAAGCTCGACTGAACTCGCCGCTACCGCCGAGCAGATGTCCAAGCTTTCGCGTATCTTGCTTGAAAGCATGGACCGCTTCCGTATCGAGCGCGAATCCCGCGAGAACGGCAAACATCACTCTTCTTGGCGGAACAAGAAAGACCGCGACGCTCACTCCGAAGATTCCCATCGTCGCGAGCTGGTTCGGGTCTGA
- a CDS encoding chemotaxis protein CheW: MAKDVQLVGLRIGRETYGVPIAIVREIVRVPEITAVPNAQEFVEGVINLRGKIISVVDLRKRFGGTTSDNSKKNRVVVVELDNRTVGLIVNAASEVLKIPPSEIEPPGSVFPEGEIDYVTGVGKLGGRLVILLDLNKVLKTNELRHLDELVPAASV, from the coding sequence ATGGCAAAAGACGTCCAGCTTGTTGGTCTCCGCATCGGACGCGAAACGTACGGCGTTCCTATCGCCATCGTGCGTGAAATCGTCCGCGTCCCGGAAATCACCGCCGTACCCAACGCTCAGGAATTTGTTGAAGGCGTCATCAATCTTCGCGGAAAGATAATTTCGGTCGTGGATCTTCGCAAGCGCTTCGGCGGCACCACTTCCGATAACAGTAAGAAAAATAGAGTCGTCGTCGTGGAACTCGATAACCGCACCGTCGGCCTGATCGTGAACGCCGCTTCGGAAGTCTTGAAAATCCCGCCTTCCGAAATCGAACCTCCAGGCTCCGTTTTCCCCGAGGGAGAAATCGATTATGTGACCGGCGTCGGCAAACTCGGCGGCCGTCTCGTCATTCTTCTCGACTTAAACAAAGTCCTGAAGACGAATGAATTGCGGCATCTCGATGAGCTGGTGCCGGCGGCCTCGGTCTGA